A genome region from Arachis duranensis cultivar V14167 chromosome 8, aradu.V14167.gnm2.J7QH, whole genome shotgun sequence includes the following:
- the LOC107460521 gene encoding U-box domain-containing protein 44 isoform X1, translating into MERMVSSIQGLLFSIINCLQFFPLTSRSKYGQMIFLSQFHFSLISLLFSGRFCQLTIFRESSGKTQVVLNIFDTVKLTNEVVIQKENFNKFSNQLEKISSILKSLPIEDIENPESLKDALDVLNQAITVAKQLVFEGHGRSKIYVLMNSRRMVARLKCCGEEIRRALRLIPLASKDISEMLDVEYEDEDEQVLEKVEGAIQERNLDGTYANELLCCIADAMGVPKESDALKREFQELKREMESARSRKDVAEALRMEKLIAVLERADLITSVQEKEIRYFEKRNSLGRTPLEPLHSFYCPISGDIMLDPVETSSRKTFERSAIQRWFSQGNTLCPLTMLPLDTRILRPNKTLRHSIQEWKDRNTIITISTIKSLLETNEQEQVLESLDKLQDLCLERQIHLEWLKMENFIALLIGLLGSRNREIRKRVLLILSLLAKDDTDNKQGIAKVDGALRSIVHSLARQIEESKLALKLLLELSKTNILLQLIGNVQGGILLIVTMLNSDDVEAAKIAHELLENLSFLDQNVIEMAKANYLKPLLLNLSTGAKNVKILMAETVSEIELTEQNKLSLVKDGAVRPLLGLLLENDVEIKKVVVKCLLKLSSLLENGMLMIKQGVTRPLLELLYSHSLQSPALQELIVATIMHLAISTTHQQAEEERVLLLDSEEQVYKFFSLVSLTELDVQNMILKAFQALCQSLSGFTIRMWLRQISAAKVLVHLVELNTHAVRVNALKLCYCLTEDGDHRNISSHITERFIKVLMNIIQASDDAEEMVAAIGIISRLPKETHITEWLLDSGALQTISACLKDQHKHASHRKQVTENSVEALGRFTVSANPEWQKRVAEAGMIPVLVQLLASGTPLSKQKAAISMKQLSESSYCLSKPIKKASVLKRCFTAQETGCPAHLGTCTIESSFCMLQGKALEPLVRMLSEQDVGTCEASLDALMTLLDGQTHYSGSKVLVDANAVAPMIKLLSVPASRLQEKTLTALGQIFQLDEVRNKYKAMATMPLVDITQSKDSRLKSLAAKGLAQLGLLDKQSSYF; encoded by the exons ATGGAGAGAATGGTTTCTTCAATTCAAGGCTTACTTTTCTCCATAATCAACTGTCTTCAATTTTTTCCCCTAACTTCTCGGTCTAAGTACGGACAGATGATTTTTCTATCacaatttcatttttctttaatcTCTCTTTTGTTTTCTGGGAGATTTTGTCAGCTTACCATTTTCCGAGAAAGTTCTGGGAAGACTCAG GTGGTCTTAAATATATTTGATACTGTCAAATTAACGAACGAGGTTGTGATTCAGAAGGAAAATTTCAACAAGTTCTCGAATCAGTTGGAGAAGATCTCTTCTATTTTGAAGTCTTTACCAATAGAGGATATAGAGAATCCTGAGAGCTTGAAAGATGCCTTGGATGTTCTCAACCAAGCTATTACGGTTGCTAAGCAGCTGGTTTTTGAGGGGCACGGTAGAAGTAAGATTTATGTTTTGATGAATTCGAGAAGGATGGTTGCACGTTTGAAATGCTGCGGAGAAGAAATAAGGCGAGCCCTGAGGCTGATTCCTCTTGCAAGCAAAGATATAAGCGAGATGTTAGATGTGGAGTATGAAGATGAAGACGAACAAGTTTTGGAAAAAGTTGAGGGTGCGATACAAGAGAGGAATTTGGATGGAACGTATGCGAATGAGTTGTTGTGTTGTATTGCAGATGCCATGGGTGTCCCGAAGGAGAGTGATGCGTTGAAGAGAGAattccaagagttgaaacgcgaAATGGAAAGTGCACGGTCCAGGAAAGATGTGGCAGAAGCTCTTCGCATGGAGAAGCTTATTGCAGTGCTTGAAAGGGCTGATTTGATAACCTCAGTGCAAGAGAAAGAAATTAGGTACTTTGAAAAGCGAAATTCTTTAGGCAGGACCCCTTTAGAGCCTCTGCATTCATTTTACTGTCCAATCTCTGGAGATATTATGCTGGACCCTGTTGAAACTTCTTCTCGCAAGACATTCGAGAGAAGTGCAATACAAAGGTGGTTCTCCCAAGGGAACACTCTCTGTCCATTGACCATGTTGCCCCTCGACACTCGAATCTTAAGGCCCAATAAGACTCTTCGCCACTCTATTCAAGAGTGGAAGGACAGGAATACAATCATCACCATTTCTACCATCAAGTCCCTGCTTGAAACAAATGAACAAGAGCAAGTGCTTGAATCCTTAGACAAGCTGCAGGATCTATGCTTAGAGAGACAGATACACCTAGAGTGGTTGAAAATGGAGAATTTCATAGCTCTTCTTATTGGACTTCTTGGTTCTAGAAACCGTGAAATAAGGAAGCGTGTTCTGCTCATACTGTCTTTGCTTGCAAAGGATGACACAGACAACAAG CAAGGCATTGCAAAAGTGGATGGTGCACTTCGATCGATTGTTCACTCACTTGCGCGTCAAATTGAGGAAAGCAAACTAGCATTGAAGTTGCTTTTGGAGTTATCCAAAACTAACATCTTGCTTCAACTCATAGGAAACGTTCAAGGAGGCATACTTCTAATAGTGACAATGTTAAATAGTGATGACGTTGAAGCAGCCAAAATTGCACATGAGCTTCTGGAGAACCTGTCTTTCCTTGACCAAAATGTTATAGAGATGGCAAAGGCAAATTATCTTAAGCCTTTGCTACTGAACCTTTCCACAG GAGCAAAGAATGTGAAAATACTCATGGCCGAAACCGTGTCCGAAATTGAATTGACTGAGCAGAATAAATTGTCCTTAGTTAAAGATGGGGCAGTGAGACCTCTTCTTGGACTGCTCTTGGAAAATGATGTGGAAATCAAGAAAGTGGTTGTAAAGTGTTTACTTAAGCTGTCAAGCTTGCTGGAGAATGGCATGCTGATGATTAAGCAAGGTGTTACTCGACCGCTATTAGAGTTGCTATACTCTCACAGTTTACAGTCACCTGCTCTGCAGGAACTGATCGTTGCAACAATAATGCATCTTGCCATATCAACCACCCACCAACAAGCTGAAGAGGAACGTGTATTGTTGCTTGATTCGGAGGAACAAGTATATAAATTCTTCTCTCTGGTTTCTTTGACAGAACTTGATGTACAAAACATGATTCTCAAAGCCTTTCAGGCACTATGCCAGTCTCTCTCCGGCTTCACCATCAGAATGTGGTTGAGACAG ATCTCGGCTGCTAAAGTATTGGTCCACTTGGTAGAGCTTAACACCCACGCAGTTCGGGTGAATGCCTTGAAGCTTTGTTATTGCTTGACAGAAGATGGTGACCACAGGAATATCTCATCACACATAACTGAAAGGTTCATTAAGGTTTTGATgaacatcatccaagcttctgaTGACGCTGAAGAGATGGTTGCTGCTATCGGCATCATCTCTAGACTACCAAAGGAGACACACATAACCGAGTGGCTTCTGGATTCTGGGGCACTTCAAACTATTTCGGCATGCCTTAAAGATCAGCATAAACATGCCTCACACAGAAAGCAAGTGACAGAGAATTCTGTCGAAGCCCTTGGTCGATTTACTGTGTCGGCAAATCCGGAGTGGCAGAAGAGAGTAGCTGAAGCAGGCATGATCCCGGTGTTGGTGCAATTGCTGGCTTCTGGAACACCTCTTTCAAAACAGAAGGCAGCTATTTCGATGAAGCAGCTTTCTGAAAGCTCATACTGCTTGAGCAAGCCGATAAAGAAGGCGAGCGTTTTGAAACGGTGCTTCACAGCACAGGAAACAGGGTGCCCAGCACATTTAGGTACATGTACGATAGAGTCTTCATTCTGCATGTTACAAGGGAAGGCCTTGGAACCCCTTGTGCGGATGCTCTCGGAACAAGACGTTGGAACATGCGAAGCATCTTTAGATGCTCTAATGACTTTGCTTGACGGCCAAACACATTATAGTGGAAGTAAGGTGCTGGTGGATGCAAACGCTGTTGCACCAATGATAAAGCTCTTGAGTGTTCCAGCTTCAAGGTTGCAGGAAAAAACTCTAACAGCATTAGGCCAAATCTTTCAACTTGATGAAGTGAGAAATAAGTATAAGGCTATGGCCACAATGCCCTTGGTGGACATAACTCAGAGCAAAGACAGCCGTTTGAAAAGTCTTGCAGCTAAAGGCCTTGCTCAATTAGGTCTACTTGATAAACAATCTTCTTATTTTTAG
- the LOC107460521 gene encoding U-box domain-containing protein 44 isoform X2 — protein MSDAIAAELLSQVVLNIFDTVKLTNEVVIQKENFNKFSNQLEKISSILKSLPIEDIENPESLKDALDVLNQAITVAKQLVFEGHGRSKIYVLMNSRRMVARLKCCGEEIRRALRLIPLASKDISEMLDVEYEDEDEQVLEKVEGAIQERNLDGTYANELLCCIADAMGVPKESDALKREFQELKREMESARSRKDVAEALRMEKLIAVLERADLITSVQEKEIRYFEKRNSLGRTPLEPLHSFYCPISGDIMLDPVETSSRKTFERSAIQRWFSQGNTLCPLTMLPLDTRILRPNKTLRHSIQEWKDRNTIITISTIKSLLETNEQEQVLESLDKLQDLCLERQIHLEWLKMENFIALLIGLLGSRNREIRKRVLLILSLLAKDDTDNKQGIAKVDGALRSIVHSLARQIEESKLALKLLLELSKTNILLQLIGNVQGGILLIVTMLNSDDVEAAKIAHELLENLSFLDQNVIEMAKANYLKPLLLNLSTGAKNVKILMAETVSEIELTEQNKLSLVKDGAVRPLLGLLLENDVEIKKVVVKCLLKLSSLLENGMLMIKQGVTRPLLELLYSHSLQSPALQELIVATIMHLAISTTHQQAEEERVLLLDSEEQVYKFFSLVSLTELDVQNMILKAFQALCQSLSGFTIRMWLRQISAAKVLVHLVELNTHAVRVNALKLCYCLTEDGDHRNISSHITERFIKVLMNIIQASDDAEEMVAAIGIISRLPKETHITEWLLDSGALQTISACLKDQHKHASHRKQVTENSVEALGRFTVSANPEWQKRVAEAGMIPVLVQLLASGTPLSKQKAAISMKQLSESSYCLSKPIKKASVLKRCFTAQETGCPAHLGTCTIESSFCMLQGKALEPLVRMLSEQDVGTCEASLDALMTLLDGQTHYSGSKVLVDANAVAPMIKLLSVPASRLQEKTLTALGQIFQLDEVRNKYKAMATMPLVDITQSKDSRLKSLAAKGLAQLGLLDKQSSYF, from the exons ATGAGTGATGCAATAGCGGCTGAATTACTTTCCCAGGTGGTCTTAAATATATTTGATACTGTCAAATTAACGAACGAGGTTGTGATTCAGAAGGAAAATTTCAACAAGTTCTCGAATCAGTTGGAGAAGATCTCTTCTATTTTGAAGTCTTTACCAATAGAGGATATAGAGAATCCTGAGAGCTTGAAAGATGCCTTGGATGTTCTCAACCAAGCTATTACGGTTGCTAAGCAGCTGGTTTTTGAGGGGCACGGTAGAAGTAAGATTTATGTTTTGATGAATTCGAGAAGGATGGTTGCACGTTTGAAATGCTGCGGAGAAGAAATAAGGCGAGCCCTGAGGCTGATTCCTCTTGCAAGCAAAGATATAAGCGAGATGTTAGATGTGGAGTATGAAGATGAAGACGAACAAGTTTTGGAAAAAGTTGAGGGTGCGATACAAGAGAGGAATTTGGATGGAACGTATGCGAATGAGTTGTTGTGTTGTATTGCAGATGCCATGGGTGTCCCGAAGGAGAGTGATGCGTTGAAGAGAGAattccaagagttgaaacgcgaAATGGAAAGTGCACGGTCCAGGAAAGATGTGGCAGAAGCTCTTCGCATGGAGAAGCTTATTGCAGTGCTTGAAAGGGCTGATTTGATAACCTCAGTGCAAGAGAAAGAAATTAGGTACTTTGAAAAGCGAAATTCTTTAGGCAGGACCCCTTTAGAGCCTCTGCATTCATTTTACTGTCCAATCTCTGGAGATATTATGCTGGACCCTGTTGAAACTTCTTCTCGCAAGACATTCGAGAGAAGTGCAATACAAAGGTGGTTCTCCCAAGGGAACACTCTCTGTCCATTGACCATGTTGCCCCTCGACACTCGAATCTTAAGGCCCAATAAGACTCTTCGCCACTCTATTCAAGAGTGGAAGGACAGGAATACAATCATCACCATTTCTACCATCAAGTCCCTGCTTGAAACAAATGAACAAGAGCAAGTGCTTGAATCCTTAGACAAGCTGCAGGATCTATGCTTAGAGAGACAGATACACCTAGAGTGGTTGAAAATGGAGAATTTCATAGCTCTTCTTATTGGACTTCTTGGTTCTAGAAACCGTGAAATAAGGAAGCGTGTTCTGCTCATACTGTCTTTGCTTGCAAAGGATGACACAGACAACAAG CAAGGCATTGCAAAAGTGGATGGTGCACTTCGATCGATTGTTCACTCACTTGCGCGTCAAATTGAGGAAAGCAAACTAGCATTGAAGTTGCTTTTGGAGTTATCCAAAACTAACATCTTGCTTCAACTCATAGGAAACGTTCAAGGAGGCATACTTCTAATAGTGACAATGTTAAATAGTGATGACGTTGAAGCAGCCAAAATTGCACATGAGCTTCTGGAGAACCTGTCTTTCCTTGACCAAAATGTTATAGAGATGGCAAAGGCAAATTATCTTAAGCCTTTGCTACTGAACCTTTCCACAG GAGCAAAGAATGTGAAAATACTCATGGCCGAAACCGTGTCCGAAATTGAATTGACTGAGCAGAATAAATTGTCCTTAGTTAAAGATGGGGCAGTGAGACCTCTTCTTGGACTGCTCTTGGAAAATGATGTGGAAATCAAGAAAGTGGTTGTAAAGTGTTTACTTAAGCTGTCAAGCTTGCTGGAGAATGGCATGCTGATGATTAAGCAAGGTGTTACTCGACCGCTATTAGAGTTGCTATACTCTCACAGTTTACAGTCACCTGCTCTGCAGGAACTGATCGTTGCAACAATAATGCATCTTGCCATATCAACCACCCACCAACAAGCTGAAGAGGAACGTGTATTGTTGCTTGATTCGGAGGAACAAGTATATAAATTCTTCTCTCTGGTTTCTTTGACAGAACTTGATGTACAAAACATGATTCTCAAAGCCTTTCAGGCACTATGCCAGTCTCTCTCCGGCTTCACCATCAGAATGTGGTTGAGACAG ATCTCGGCTGCTAAAGTATTGGTCCACTTGGTAGAGCTTAACACCCACGCAGTTCGGGTGAATGCCTTGAAGCTTTGTTATTGCTTGACAGAAGATGGTGACCACAGGAATATCTCATCACACATAACTGAAAGGTTCATTAAGGTTTTGATgaacatcatccaagcttctgaTGACGCTGAAGAGATGGTTGCTGCTATCGGCATCATCTCTAGACTACCAAAGGAGACACACATAACCGAGTGGCTTCTGGATTCTGGGGCACTTCAAACTATTTCGGCATGCCTTAAAGATCAGCATAAACATGCCTCACACAGAAAGCAAGTGACAGAGAATTCTGTCGAAGCCCTTGGTCGATTTACTGTGTCGGCAAATCCGGAGTGGCAGAAGAGAGTAGCTGAAGCAGGCATGATCCCGGTGTTGGTGCAATTGCTGGCTTCTGGAACACCTCTTTCAAAACAGAAGGCAGCTATTTCGATGAAGCAGCTTTCTGAAAGCTCATACTGCTTGAGCAAGCCGATAAAGAAGGCGAGCGTTTTGAAACGGTGCTTCACAGCACAGGAAACAGGGTGCCCAGCACATTTAGGTACATGTACGATAGAGTCTTCATTCTGCATGTTACAAGGGAAGGCCTTGGAACCCCTTGTGCGGATGCTCTCGGAACAAGACGTTGGAACATGCGAAGCATCTTTAGATGCTCTAATGACTTTGCTTGACGGCCAAACACATTATAGTGGAAGTAAGGTGCTGGTGGATGCAAACGCTGTTGCACCAATGATAAAGCTCTTGAGTGTTCCAGCTTCAAGGTTGCAGGAAAAAACTCTAACAGCATTAGGCCAAATCTTTCAACTTGATGAAGTGAGAAATAAGTATAAGGCTATGGCCACAATGCCCTTGGTGGACATAACTCAGAGCAAAGACAGCCGTTTGAAAAGTCTTGCAGCTAAAGGCCTTGCTCAATTAGGTCTACTTGATAAACAATCTTCTTATTTTTAG
- the LOC107460513 gene encoding uncharacterized protein LOC107460513: MFKKFSFEDVSAQNQVKASVQRKIRQSIAEEYPGLEPVLDDILPKKSPLIVAKCQNHLNLVLVNNVPLFFSVRDGPYMPTLRLLHQYPNIMKKLQVDRGAIRFVLSGANIMCPGLTSPGGALDEEVEAESPVAVMAEGKQHALAIGFTKMSAKDIKAINKGIGVDNLHYLNDGLWKMERLD, translated from the exons ATGTTCAAAAA ATTTTCGTTTGAGGATGTGTCTGCTCAGAATCAAGTGAAGGCCTCTGTTCAACGAAAAATTCGACAAAGTATCGCAGAGGAG TATCCTGGTTTGGAACCAGTATTGGATGATATACTTCCTAAGAAGTCCCCTCTTATAGTTGCTAAATg TCAGAACCATCTGAATCTGGTGCTAGTGAACAATGTGCCTTTGTTTTTCAGTGTCCGGGATGGACCATACATGCCCACATTGCGACTTCTCCATCAAT ATCCAAATATAATGAAGAAACTACAAGTTGACCGTGGTGCAATAAGATTTGTGTTGTCGGGTGCAAACATAATGTGCCCTGGCCTTACGTCTCCTGGTGGTGCTTTGGATGAGGAAGTGGAGGCTGAAAGTCCTGTG GCTGTCATGGCTGAAGGGAAACAGCATGCTCTTGCTATTGGCTTTACAAAAATGTCAGCAAAAGACAT AAAAGCAATCAACAAGGGAATTGGGGTTGACAACCTGCATTATCTCAATGATGGTCTTTGGAAG ATGGAGCGACTCGATTGA